In Amycolatopsis methanolica 239, a single genomic region encodes these proteins:
- a CDS encoding acyltransferase family protein, with translation MPSFLPENPRTSTRRISWDAVRVLAVLSVVLGHITHQGPLAHTELDDYPVKVTAQFGAAILMVVSAFFVCQTVRRGDSGRWMWKKAARLVPPYLVAVLLTYFVMRWADASFNGQEFGSHWWDKLFGPTTDGLAWASSWYVPVGWDLLVNLTMIQGWHQGFIWLDGSYWTLPVQLMVFAGAALLWSRTPWFRSPHAARHAKLLAWAMVVVPLVLRFWVFGVTNTSPWAFAVVFGFGLHRLHAFAAGVAVWLWSRDRLSTPHLALLLAAVVAAQDLHLYPFHVALPTDPSRLPSIIGFALVLVLVCAAAKGPDWTFLWPLAPVIGWFAGISYGVYLLHQELGYILAKALQLAGLPGWGRLPLVLGAAIGAGWLLTKFVERPAHRWLTTPRGATAPPPRRAPDDLVRDEPTGPAPVSVGGSS, from the coding sequence GTGCCGAGCTTCCTCCCCGAAAACCCCCGCACCAGCACCCGCCGCATCAGCTGGGACGCCGTCCGCGTCCTGGCGGTCCTGTCCGTGGTGCTCGGTCACATCACCCACCAGGGCCCGCTGGCCCACACCGAGCTGGACGACTACCCGGTCAAGGTCACCGCCCAGTTCGGCGCCGCGATCCTGATGGTCGTCTCCGCGTTCTTCGTCTGCCAGACCGTCCGGCGCGGCGACAGCGGGCGGTGGATGTGGAAGAAGGCCGCCCGGCTCGTCCCGCCGTACCTGGTCGCGGTGCTGCTGACCTACTTCGTGATGCGCTGGGCGGACGCCTCCTTCAACGGCCAGGAGTTCGGCAGCCACTGGTGGGACAAGCTGTTCGGCCCCACCACCGACGGCCTCGCGTGGGCGAGCTCCTGGTACGTGCCGGTCGGCTGGGACCTCCTCGTCAACCTGACCATGATCCAGGGCTGGCACCAGGGGTTCATCTGGCTCGACGGCTCCTACTGGACGCTGCCCGTCCAGCTGATGGTCTTCGCCGGCGCCGCGCTGCTGTGGTCGCGCACCCCCTGGTTCCGCTCGCCGCACGCGGCGCGGCACGCGAAGCTGCTCGCCTGGGCGATGGTCGTCGTCCCGCTCGTCCTCCGGTTCTGGGTGTTCGGCGTCACGAACACCTCGCCGTGGGCGTTCGCCGTCGTCTTCGGGTTCGGGCTGCACCGGCTGCACGCGTTCGCCGCCGGCGTCGCGGTGTGGCTCTGGTCGCGCGACCGGTTGTCCACGCCGCACCTGGCGCTGCTGCTCGCCGCCGTCGTCGCCGCGCAGGACCTGCACCTCTACCCGTTCCACGTGGCGTTGCCCACGGACCCGTCGCGGCTGCCCTCCATCATCGGGTTCGCGCTCGTGCTCGTCCTGGTGTGCGCCGCGGCGAAGGGCCCGGACTGGACGTTCCTGTGGCCGCTGGCGCCGGTCATCGGCTGGTTCGCCGGAATTTCCTACGGCGTGTACCTGTTGCACCAGGAGCTGGGTTACATCCTCGCCAAGGCGCTGCAACTCGCGGGACTGCCGGGCTGGGGGCGGCTGCCGCTCGTGCTGGGGGCGGCGATCGGCGCCGGATGGCTGCTCACGAAGTTCGTCGAACGGCCGGCCCACCGCTGGCTGACCACGCCGCGCGGCGCCACCGCGCCGCCGCCCCGGAGGGCTCCGGACGACCTCGTCCGCGACGAGCCGACCGGTCCGGCTCCGGTTTCTGTCGGTGGGTCGTCCTAG
- a CDS encoding aldehyde dehydrogenase family protein — protein sequence MAAALPISTRYLQKLFAEQGTGVAATGGGVFETVDSATARPIGTAADARQADVDSAVAAARAAFEPWRRLSPAARARILWRVGDLIDEHTDEPAALETRDQGSRSASRGTCRSPRPPSTSATTRAGAPRSRARPRRCRSRTSSSTPAASRSACARSSRRGTSR from the coding sequence GTGGCCGCCGCGCTGCCCATCTCCACCCGGTACCTGCAGAAGCTGTTCGCCGAGCAGGGCACCGGCGTCGCCGCCACCGGCGGAGGCGTCTTCGAGACCGTCGACTCGGCCACGGCGCGGCCCATCGGCACGGCCGCCGACGCGCGGCAGGCCGATGTGGACAGTGCCGTCGCCGCCGCCCGCGCCGCGTTCGAACCGTGGCGCCGCCTCAGCCCCGCCGCCCGCGCGCGCATCCTGTGGCGCGTCGGCGACCTGATCGACGAGCACACCGACGAGCCGGCCGCGCTGGAGACGCGCGACCAGGGCAGCCGATCGGCATCGCGCGGAACGTGTCGGTCGCCGCGGCCGCCGAGCACTTCCGCTACTACGCGGGCTGGGGCACCAAGATCTAGGGCGAGACCTCGCCGGTGTCGGTCCCGGACGTCCTCCAGTACACCCGCCGCGAGCCGGTCGGCGTGTGCGCGCTCATCACGCCGTGGAACTTCCCGCTGA
- a CDS encoding MBL fold metallo-hydrolase, producing the protein MNVVEDYTGHVEPGGDAARRVLDRLAITKLSVGPMDNNAYLLVCRRQNEALLIDAAADPERISDLIGHGPDRPALRTIVTTHQHADHWQALGAVAGAYGANTAAHPLDASVLPVPPDFLVEDGDTLTVGDCALEVIHLRGHTPGSIALLYRDADGSTHLFTGDSLFPGGVGKTNSPEDFQSLLGDVETRVFGRLPDETWFYPGHGDDSTLGAERPKLAEWRERGW; encoded by the coding sequence GTGAACGTCGTAGAGGACTACACCGGCCACGTGGAGCCGGGCGGGGACGCGGCCCGGCGGGTGCTGGACCGGCTGGCCATCACCAAGCTGTCGGTCGGCCCCATGGACAACAATGCTTACCTGCTGGTTTGCCGCCGGCAGAACGAGGCGCTGCTGATCGACGCCGCGGCGGACCCGGAGCGGATCTCGGACCTCATCGGTCACGGGCCGGACCGTCCCGCGCTGCGCACGATCGTGACGACCCACCAGCACGCCGACCACTGGCAGGCGCTGGGCGCGGTGGCGGGCGCGTACGGAGCGAACACGGCGGCTCACCCGTTGGACGCTTCGGTGCTGCCGGTCCCCCCGGACTTCCTGGTCGAGGACGGCGACACCCTCACGGTGGGTGACTGCGCACTCGAGGTGATTCACCTGAGGGGGCACACTCCGGGCTCGATCGCGTTGTTGTACCGCGACGCGGACGGCAGCACGCACCTCTTCACGGGCGATTCGCTGTTCCCCGGCGGCGTCGGGAAGACGAACTCGCCGGAGGACTTCCAGTCCCTGCTGGGCGACGTGGAGACGCGGGTGTTCGGCCGGCTGCCGGACGAGACGTGGTTCTACCCGGGCCACGGCGACGACTCGACGCTCGGCGCGGAGCGGCCGAAGCTGGCGGAGTGGCGCGAGCGGGGCTGGTGA
- the uvrA gene encoding excinuclease ABC subunit UvrA, producing the protein MADRLVVRGAREHNLRGVDLDLPRDSLIVFTGLSGSGKSSLAFDTIFAEGQRRYVESLSAYARQFLGQMDKPDVDFIEGLSPAVSIDQKSTSRNPRSTVGTITEVYDYLRLLYARAGKPHCPQCGEPISKQTPQQIVDQVLAMEQGTRFQVLAPVVRGRKGEYLDLFSNLQQQGYSRARIDGQVYQLTDPPKLKKQEKHHIGVVVDRLTVKSSAKQRLTDSVETALRLADGLVELEFVDLPEGDPHRIRGFSENLACPNGHPLAIEDLEPRSFSFNSPYGACPECTGIGIRKEVDPELVVPDDELSLADGAIAPWSGGQSAEYFQRLLESLSETIGFRMDTPWRKLPAKAQKAVLHGVDEQVHVRYRNRYGRQRSYYASFEGVIPFLERRLDQTESEYMRERYEGYMREVPCPACQGSRLKPEILAVTLEHAERGERSIAEVCALSIEEASEFLDGLKLGQREAMIAGAVLKEIQARLRFLLDVGLNYLSLDRASATLSGGEAQRIRLATQIGSGLVGVLYVLDEPSIGLHQRDNRRLIDTLTRLRDLGNTLIVVEHDEDTIRASDWVVDIGPGAGEHGGHIVHSGPFAKLLKNKKSLTGQYLSGQEVIPVPAIRRPANKKRQLTVVGAREHNLRGVDVSFPLGCLVSVTGVSGSGKSTLVNDILATVLANKLNGARQVPGRHTRVRGLDHVDKLVRVDQSPIGRTPRSNPATYTGVWDHVRKLFAATTEAKVRGYQPGRFSFNVKGGRCEACAGDGTIKIEMNFLPDVYVPCEVCKGARYNRETLEVHYKGKTVSDVLDMPIEEAAEFFEPIKAIHRHLQTLVDVGLGYVRLGQPAPTLSGGEAQRVKLASELQKRSTGKTVYILDEPTTGLHFEDIRKLLGVINGLVDKGNSVIVIEHNLDVIKTSDWVIDLGPEGGSGGGTVVAEGTPEHVATVEGSYTGKFLQELLN; encoded by the coding sequence GTGGCTGATCGCCTCGTTGTTCGCGGTGCGCGCGAGCACAACCTCCGCGGCGTCGACCTCGACCTGCCCCGGGACAGCCTGATCGTGTTCACCGGCCTGTCCGGGTCGGGCAAGTCGAGCCTGGCCTTCGACACGATCTTCGCCGAGGGGCAGCGGCGGTACGTGGAGTCGCTGTCGGCCTACGCCCGGCAGTTCCTGGGGCAGATGGACAAGCCGGACGTCGACTTCATCGAGGGCCTGTCGCCCGCGGTGTCGATCGACCAGAAGTCCACCTCGCGCAACCCGCGCTCCACCGTGGGCACCATCACCGAGGTCTACGACTACCTCCGGCTCCTCTACGCGCGCGCGGGCAAGCCGCACTGCCCGCAGTGCGGGGAGCCGATCAGCAAGCAGACCCCGCAGCAGATCGTCGACCAGGTGCTGGCCATGGAGCAGGGCACCCGGTTCCAGGTGCTCGCGCCGGTCGTGCGCGGCCGCAAGGGCGAGTACCTCGACCTGTTCAGCAACCTCCAGCAGCAGGGCTACTCGCGGGCGCGCATCGACGGGCAGGTGTACCAGCTCACCGACCCGCCGAAGCTGAAGAAGCAGGAGAAGCACCACATCGGCGTCGTGGTCGACCGGCTGACGGTCAAGTCCTCGGCGAAGCAGCGGCTGACCGACTCGGTCGAGACCGCGCTGCGCCTGGCGGACGGCCTGGTCGAGCTGGAGTTCGTCGACCTGCCGGAGGGCGACCCGCACCGCATCCGCGGGTTCTCCGAGAACCTCGCCTGCCCGAACGGCCACCCGCTGGCCATTGAGGACCTCGAGCCGCGCTCGTTCTCGTTCAACTCGCCCTACGGCGCGTGCCCGGAGTGCACCGGCATCGGCATCCGCAAGGAGGTCGACCCGGAGCTGGTGGTGCCCGACGACGAGCTGTCGCTGGCCGACGGCGCGATCGCGCCGTGGTCGGGCGGGCAGAGCGCCGAGTACTTCCAGCGGCTGCTGGAGTCGCTGTCGGAGACCATCGGCTTCCGCATGGACACGCCGTGGCGCAAGCTGCCCGCGAAGGCGCAGAAGGCGGTCCTGCACGGCGTCGACGAGCAGGTCCACGTCCGCTACCGCAACCGCTACGGCCGCCAGCGCAGCTACTACGCGAGCTTCGAGGGCGTCATCCCGTTCCTGGAGCGGCGGCTGGACCAGACCGAGTCCGAGTACATGCGCGAGCGGTACGAGGGCTACATGCGCGAGGTGCCGTGCCCGGCGTGCCAGGGCAGCAGGCTCAAGCCGGAGATCCTCGCGGTCACCCTGGAGCACGCCGAGCGCGGCGAGCGGTCCATCGCCGAGGTGTGCGCCCTGTCCATCGAGGAGGCCTCGGAGTTCCTCGACGGCCTCAAGCTGGGGCAGCGCGAGGCGATGATCGCCGGCGCGGTGCTGAAGGAGATCCAGGCGCGGCTGCGCTTCCTGCTCGACGTCGGCCTCAACTACCTGTCGCTGGACCGGGCGTCGGCCACGCTGTCCGGTGGTGAGGCCCAGCGCATCCGGCTCGCCACCCAGATCGGGTCCGGCCTGGTGGGCGTGCTGTACGTGCTGGACGAGCCGTCGATCGGCCTGCACCAGCGCGACAACCGCCGCCTGATTGACACGCTGACGAGGCTGCGCGACCTGGGCAACACGCTGATCGTCGTCGAGCACGACGAGGACACGATCCGCGCCAGCGACTGGGTGGTCGACATCGGCCCGGGCGCGGGCGAGCACGGCGGGCACATCGTCCACAGCGGACCGTTCGCGAAGCTGCTGAAGAACAAGAAGTCGCTGACCGGCCAGTACCTGTCCGGGCAGGAGGTCATCCCGGTGCCGGCGATCCGGCGGCCGGCGAACAAGAAGCGGCAGCTGACCGTGGTCGGCGCGCGGGAGCACAACCTGCGCGGCGTGGACGTGTCGTTCCCGCTGGGCTGCCTGGTGTCGGTCACCGGCGTGTCCGGGTCGGGCAAGTCGACGCTGGTCAACGACATCCTCGCGACGGTGCTGGCGAACAAGCTCAACGGCGCCCGCCAGGTGCCGGGACGGCACACCCGCGTGCGGGGACTGGACCACGTGGACAAGCTGGTGCGCGTCGACCAGTCGCCGATCGGACGCACGCCGCGGTCCAACCCGGCGACGTACACGGGTGTGTGGGACCACGTGCGCAAGCTGTTCGCGGCCACCACCGAGGCGAAGGTGCGCGGCTACCAGCCGGGCCGGTTCTCGTTCAACGTCAAGGGCGGACGCTGCGAGGCGTGCGCGGGCGACGGCACGATCAAGATCGAGATGAACTTCCTGCCCGACGTGTACGTGCCGTGCGAGGTCTGCAAGGGCGCCCGGTACAACCGCGAGACGCTCGAGGTGCACTACAAGGGCAAGACGGTCTCCGACGTCCTCGACATGCCGATCGAGGAGGCCGCCGAGTTCTTCGAGCCGATCAAGGCGATCCACCGGCACCTGCAGACGCTGGTCGACGTGGGCCTCGGCTACGTCCGGCTGGGCCAGCCCGCGCCGACGCTGTCCGGCGGCGAGGCGCAGCGCGTGAAGCTCGCGTCCGAGCTGCAGAAGCGCTCGACCGGCAAGACGGTGTACATCCTCGACGAGCCGACCACCGGCCTGCACTTCGAGGACATCCGCAAGCTGCTCGGCGTCATCAACGGCCTGGTGGACAAGGGCAACAGCGTGATCGTGATCGAGCACAACCTCGACGTGATCAAGACTTCCGACTGGGTCATCGACCTGGGCCCGGAAGGCGGCTCCGGCGGAGGCACCGTCGTCGCCGAGGGCACGCCCGAGCACGTGGCCACGGTCGAGGGCAGCTACACGGGCAAGTTCCTGCAGGAACTGCTGAACTGA
- a CDS encoding EthD family reductase, translating into MYRLTVFYPPPADPEHFKQCYVITHLPLAAQLLGLRAMRYSFDVAAMGGESPYFAIWEGEFDSAEAMAAAMSSEQGQAVAGDVPNYATGGAQILHYTPVEGS; encoded by the coding sequence ATGTACCGGCTGACCGTGTTTTACCCGCCGCCGGCGGACCCGGAGCACTTCAAGCAGTGCTACGTCATCACGCACCTGCCGCTCGCGGCGCAGCTGCTCGGCCTGCGGGCCATGCGGTACAGCTTCGACGTGGCCGCGATGGGCGGGGAGAGCCCGTATTTCGCGATCTGGGAGGGCGAATTCGACTCGGCGGAGGCGATGGCCGCGGCGATGTCGTCGGAGCAGGGTCAGGCCGTGGCCGGGGACGTGCCGAACTACGCGACGGGCGGGGCGCAGATCCTGCACTACACGCCCGTCGAAGGCTCGTGA
- a CDS encoding flavin reductase family protein: protein MTAGVATDPRRFATGVTVITTRTAEGHVHGMTANGFLPVSLNPPLILVSLGACTMARHLEAGDRYAVTVLSAEQEEVSRHFGGRPSLSVEFASAGAYDFVPGGLAFIGCRIVDRHPAGDHTLYLGEVEHLAYRDGAPLLFYTGSCRTLHAGLTEDVFFY, encoded by the coding sequence GTGACCGCGGGCGTGGCGACCGACCCGCGCCGGTTCGCCACCGGGGTCACGGTGATCACGACGAGGACCGCCGAGGGGCACGTGCACGGCATGACCGCGAACGGGTTCCTGCCGGTGTCGCTGAACCCGCCGCTGATCCTGGTGTCGCTCGGCGCGTGCACGATGGCGCGGCACCTCGAGGCGGGCGACCGGTACGCGGTGACCGTGCTGTCCGCGGAGCAGGAGGAGGTGTCCCGCCACTTCGGCGGGCGCCCGTCGCTGTCCGTGGAGTTCGCGTCGGCGGGCGCGTACGACTTCGTCCCCGGCGGTCTGGCGTTCATCGGCTGCCGGATCGTGGACCGGCACCCGGCCGGGGACCACACGCTGTACCTCGGGGAGGTCGAGCACCTGGCCTACCGGGACGGCGCACCGCTGCTCTTCTACACCGGCTCCTGCCGCACGCTGCACGCCGGCCTGACGGAGGACGTGTTCTTCTACTGA